From Amycolatopsis sp. YIM 10, the proteins below share one genomic window:
- a CDS encoding serine hydrolase, translated as MSIIMAVNELVDNQCRVNHLLDIARRRQLQVDGMDVSRLTEALDALVPEILELCKAPGMSIALGADDRVVWANGYGYDAKPYTAVAAMQLVERGLIDLDDPVNKHLGDLHITNPHGRREITQRDLLTHRSGLGTDLGFCDRVPPAPLGDLLRQVFAAGRTDAYGGGVLPLWATPVGTHYQYSNLGIALVGYLVERLNPDRVPFCDWVRRHLFAPLRMTSTCFPPAQHPDHVPADLLARRSTGYATLGGYQFRLPQIYAGAYPAGTALTTPSDHARFLLAMAGGGRLGDASILEPDTATLMVRPQAPNGPDPSSATGLVWNVFHHGAPPATSATVASTCGAGTRSPASGPRRASPSPPRSTSGTSAIRAPPNAPATSPAGSCWAS; from the coding sequence ATGAGCATCATCATGGCAGTCAATGAATTGGTTGACAACCAATGCCGTGTCAACCATTTGCTTGACATTGCTCGCCGTCGTCAACTACAAGTTGACGGCATGGACGTATCGCGACTGACCGAGGCGCTAGACGCCCTCGTCCCCGAGATCCTGGAACTGTGCAAGGCGCCTGGCATGTCGATCGCGCTGGGCGCCGACGACCGCGTGGTGTGGGCGAACGGCTACGGCTACGACGCCAAGCCCTACACCGCCGTCGCGGCCATGCAACTGGTCGAACGCGGCCTGATCGATTTGGATGACCCGGTCAACAAGCACCTCGGCGACCTGCACATCACCAACCCGCACGGCCGGCGGGAGATCACGCAACGGGACCTCCTGACCCATCGCAGCGGACTCGGTACCGACCTCGGCTTCTGCGACCGGGTGCCGCCGGCACCCCTCGGCGACCTGCTCCGCCAGGTGTTCGCCGCCGGTCGTACCGATGCGTACGGGGGCGGGGTACTGCCGCTGTGGGCAACCCCGGTCGGCACCCACTACCAGTACAGCAACCTGGGCATCGCGCTGGTGGGCTACCTCGTCGAGCGGCTCAACCCGGATCGGGTGCCGTTCTGTGACTGGGTCCGACGCCACCTGTTCGCGCCGCTTCGCATGACCTCGACGTGCTTCCCACCGGCCCAGCATCCCGACCACGTGCCCGCCGACCTGCTTGCCCGCCGCTCGACCGGATACGCCACGCTCGGCGGTTACCAGTTCCGGCTACCGCAGATCTACGCCGGCGCGTACCCGGCGGGCACCGCACTGACCACACCATCCGACCACGCCCGTTTCCTGCTGGCCATGGCGGGCGGCGGCCGGCTCGGCGACGCCTCGATCCTCGAGCCGGACACCGCCACGCTGATGGTGCGCCCCCAGGCACCGAACGGCCCGGACCCCAGCAGCGCGACGGGGCTGGTCTGGAATGTGTTCCACCACGGCGCCCCACCGGCTACGTCGGCCACGGTGGCGAGTACATGTGGGGCTGGAACCAGGTCTCCCGCTTCTGGCCCACGCCGCGCATCGCCGTCACCGCCTCGGTCAACCAGTGGGACCTCGGCGATCAGGGCACCTCCGAACGCCCCAGCCACCTCGCCGGCCGGCTCATGCTGGGCATCGTGA
- a CDS encoding Clp protease N-terminal domain-containing protein encodes MPGLPDLPTLIAEVDSRAVGGGALDRIAAAERVADELNGLGTRLIGYFVEQARAEGVSWSEIGTHLGISRQAAQQRYAPPRFQLTVSDLVNAGALVRLTGRTRDALARAEGHAARLDNATVDPQHLLLAILDDTDTLAIQALDRLDVDRDALRAALTAAAAPSTSGAAGPLPLGAAARRVLETATTQALKLSHNYVGTEHLLLGLTHTQRDTVAQVLANHGATRDRTRDAVRDTLNAYLQGR; translated from the coding sequence ATGCCGGGACTGCCCGATCTGCCCACGCTGATCGCCGAGGTCGACAGCCGCGCTGTCGGCGGTGGGGCGCTGGACCGCATCGCGGCCGCCGAGCGCGTCGCGGACGAGCTCAACGGCTTGGGCACGCGGCTGATCGGCTACTTCGTCGAGCAGGCCCGCGCCGAGGGTGTCTCGTGGTCGGAGATCGGCACCCATCTGGGAATCAGCAGGCAGGCAGCGCAGCAGCGGTACGCCCCGCCCCGGTTTCAGCTCACCGTGTCCGACCTCGTCAACGCGGGTGCGCTCGTCCGCCTCACCGGCCGCACCCGCGACGCGCTGGCCCGCGCCGAGGGGCACGCCGCCCGACTCGACAACGCCACGGTCGACCCGCAGCACCTGCTACTGGCCATCCTCGACGACACCGACACTCTCGCCATCCAGGCCCTCGACCGGCTCGACGTCGACCGCGACGCCCTCCGCGCCGCCCTCACCGCCGCCGCTGCTCCCAGCACCTCAGGTGCGGCCGGACCGCTACCCCTCGGCGCCGCAGCCCGCCGCGTGCTCGAAACAGCCACCACCCAGGCACTGAAACTCAGCCACAACTACGTCGGCACCGAACACCTGCTCCTCGGACTCACCCACACCCAGCGCGACACCGTCGCCCAGGTCCTCGCGAACCACGGAGCCACCCGCGACCGCACTCGCGACGCCGTCCGCGACACCCTCAACGCCTACCTCCAAGGCCGGTGA
- a CDS encoding GNAT family N-acetyltransferase yields the protein MKVTCLTELAEFEGVCSLFDRVWQPGRGQIPINPELLRAMSFAGNYIGGAYEDGELIGASVGFFHPPAEAALHSHFTGVTRPGRQVGLALKLHQRSWALERGVGRITWTFDPLVRRNAHFNVNRLGARVSGYLRDFYGQLEDAVNQGDESDRLHMDWDLRAEPGPPADAARERAAGAVVALSAVDGLPVEGSTDGERLLVAVPESIEDLRRADPVAGRAWRRALRTVLGGLLDEGARVTGFDRAGWYVVDRSFTGLGGRR from the coding sequence GTGAAGGTGACCTGTCTGACCGAACTCGCCGAATTCGAAGGCGTCTGCTCGCTGTTCGACCGGGTGTGGCAACCGGGACGCGGCCAGATCCCGATCAATCCCGAACTGCTGCGCGCGATGAGCTTCGCGGGCAACTACATCGGCGGCGCGTACGAGGACGGCGAGCTGATCGGCGCGTCCGTCGGCTTCTTCCACCCGCCGGCCGAGGCCGCGCTGCACAGCCACTTCACCGGGGTCACCCGGCCCGGCCGACAGGTGGGCCTGGCGCTGAAGCTGCACCAGCGGTCGTGGGCGCTCGAACGCGGGGTCGGCCGGATCACCTGGACCTTCGACCCGCTCGTGCGCCGCAACGCGCATTTCAACGTGAACCGCCTCGGCGCCAGGGTCAGCGGCTACCTGCGCGACTTCTACGGGCAGCTCGAAGACGCGGTGAACCAGGGCGACGAGTCCGACCGGCTGCACATGGACTGGGACCTGCGCGCGGAACCGGGTCCGCCGGCGGACGCCGCCCGCGAACGGGCGGCCGGAGCCGTGGTCGCCCTGTCGGCGGTCGACGGCCTGCCGGTCGAGGGCAGCACGGACGGTGAACGGCTGCTCGTCGCCGTCCCGGAGTCCATCGAGGACCTCCGGCGCGCGGATCCGGTGGCCGGCCGGGCGTGGCGGCGGGCCCTGCGCACCGTGCTCGGCGGATTGCTCGACGAAGGCGCGCGGGTCACCGGCTTCGACCGCGCCGGGTGGTACGTCGTGGACCGCTCGTTCACCGGCCTTGGAGGTAGGCGTTGA
- a CDS encoding amidohydrolase: MSELFLRDVRLGLDGPLVGVRIDGGRVTAIGDDGPGGAEVVDGDGGTLLPGLVDSHVHCEQWAASRRRIPLESANSAAEVVGLLLRHEHRPGELVLGHGFRDGLWPDTPHKDLLERALPGQAVALFSADLHTLWLSPAALALIGREHPTGVLLENDCMSATAELPSASPEVVDRWVLEAAEAAAALGVTRIADYEYTDTVGAWQRRRELGPLPTRVSCVIARYLLDTAIALGRRTGDTDGLLSVGPVKVFVDGSLNTRTAYCHHAYEGGDHGLLELPYDELVALMRRAAEHGISLAVHAIGDHANTLALDAFEAVGIGGRIEHAQLVRAEDLPRFAKLGVVASVQPAHQPDDRDVADRHWASRTADAFPYGALLSAGATLEFGSDAPVAPLDPWDAIASAVARTDDERPAWHPEQALPLEAALRAASGGRGTVAVGDVADLVVVAADLRTADLRSVPVTATVLDGRRTF, translated from the coding sequence GTGAGTGAGCTGTTCCTGCGCGATGTGCGGCTGGGGCTGGACGGACCGCTGGTCGGCGTGCGGATCGACGGCGGGCGGGTGACCGCGATCGGCGACGACGGGCCGGGCGGTGCCGAGGTCGTCGATGGTGACGGCGGCACGCTGCTGCCCGGACTGGTCGACTCGCACGTCCACTGTGAACAGTGGGCGGCCTCGCGCCGTCGCATCCCGCTGGAGTCGGCGAACTCGGCGGCCGAGGTGGTCGGCCTGCTGCTCCGGCACGAGCACCGCCCCGGTGAGCTGGTGCTCGGCCACGGTTTCCGCGACGGCCTGTGGCCCGACACCCCGCACAAGGACCTGCTCGAACGCGCGCTGCCGGGACAGGCGGTCGCGTTGTTCAGCGCCGATCTGCACACGCTGTGGCTGAGCCCGGCGGCGCTGGCGCTGATCGGGCGCGAGCACCCGACCGGCGTGCTGCTGGAGAACGACTGCATGAGCGCGACCGCCGAACTGCCGTCGGCGTCGCCGGAGGTGGTCGACCGCTGGGTGCTGGAGGCGGCCGAGGCCGCGGCGGCGCTGGGTGTCACCCGGATCGCCGACTACGAGTACACCGACACGGTCGGCGCGTGGCAGCGGCGCCGGGAACTCGGGCCGCTGCCGACGCGGGTGTCCTGCGTGATCGCGCGGTACCTGCTGGACACCGCCATCGCGCTGGGCAGGCGGACCGGGGACACCGACGGCCTGCTCAGCGTCGGCCCGGTCAAGGTTTTTGTGGACGGTTCGCTCAACACCCGGACGGCCTACTGCCATCACGCCTACGAGGGCGGTGATCACGGTCTGCTGGAACTGCCGTACGACGAACTGGTGGCGCTGATGCGCCGGGCCGCCGAGCACGGCATCTCGCTGGCGGTGCACGCGATCGGTGATCACGCGAACACGCTGGCGCTGGACGCCTTCGAGGCGGTCGGCATCGGTGGCCGGATCGAGCACGCCCAGCTGGTGCGCGCCGAGGACCTGCCGCGGTTCGCGAAGCTCGGGGTGGTGGCGAGCGTGCAGCCGGCGCACCAGCCGGACGACCGCGATGTGGCCGACCGCCACTGGGCTTCGCGCACGGCCGACGCATTTCCCTATGGCGCACTGCTTTCCGCCGGAGCCACCCTGGAATTCGGTTCCGACGCACCGGTCGCGCCACTGGATCCGTGGGACGCGATCGCTTCGGCGGTCGCGCGCACCGACGACGAAAGGCCCGCGTGGCACCCGGAACAGGCGTTGCCATTGGAAGCCGCGTTGCGTGCCGCTTCCGGTGGGCGGGGAACCGTCGCGGTCGGGGATGTCGCCGATCTGGTGGTGGTCGCGGCGGATTTGCGGACCGCGGACCTGCGTTCGGTTCCGGTCACCGCGACCGTGCTCGACGGGCGCCGCACTTTCTGA
- a CDS encoding nuclease — protein sequence MRFYPTDVDAFVKAGLRVRLNSRGGAQLRLEGIDALETHYQSQAPGGGMWHQHPGLAREAADALLRQLGFRSVEREEDGTVTSASPESVPGHILTRFADKYGRPVSFAFRGLRGRAKDGSQVHLDAKGVANSANFELLTAGHAFPTFYSLLYLDLRQALADAATAARKESAGIWEHDVSTAGFRLTSRKQLQEQVVLLPKLFRRLVDYLALDETGGVSLAEFGRYLDTRNDRLFTTPEGQATELATLVEVKRQQLRLTIDPERIVFLEA from the coding sequence GTGCGGTTTTACCCAACCGATGTGGACGCCTTCGTCAAGGCGGGACTTCGGGTGCGGTTGAACTCGCGCGGTGGGGCGCAGTTGCGGCTCGAAGGCATCGACGCGCTGGAAACGCATTACCAGAGCCAGGCGCCGGGAGGAGGGATGTGGCACCAGCACCCGGGACTGGCCAGAGAGGCGGCCGACGCCCTGTTGCGCCAATTGGGGTTCAGATCGGTGGAAAGGGAAGAGGACGGAACGGTCACCTCGGCGAGTCCGGAAAGCGTGCCGGGACACATCCTGACCCGGTTCGCCGACAAGTACGGGCGCCCGGTCTCATTCGCATTCCGCGGTCTCCGCGGCCGGGCGAAGGACGGCAGCCAGGTGCACCTGGACGCGAAGGGAGTGGCGAATTCGGCGAATTTCGAACTGCTCACGGCCGGGCACGCGTTCCCGACGTTCTACTCACTGCTCTACCTCGACCTGCGGCAGGCGCTCGCGGACGCCGCCACCGCCGCGCGCAAGGAGAGCGCCGGGATCTGGGAGCACGACGTCTCCACCGCCGGTTTCCGGTTGACCTCGCGGAAGCAGTTGCAGGAACAGGTGGTCCTGCTGCCCAAACTGTTCCGGCGCTTGGTCGACTACCTCGCACTGGACGAAACCGGCGGGGTCTCGCTGGCGGAGTTCGGGCGCTACCTGGACACCCGGAACGACCGCCTGTTCACCACACCGGAAGGCCAGGCCACCGAACTGGCCACCCTGGTCGAGGTGAAGCGCCAGCAACTGCGCCTCACCATCGACCCGGAACGCATAGTGTTCCTCGAGGCCTAA
- a CDS encoding helix-turn-helix domain-containing protein, whose protein sequence is MLKIHFSPDDLTRVKLLDSPDPLWETVLSLHQLQERNPDLLFTGWRRRTRERIGRSHRYLATLAPPVGYTADFLTPGAGFGELEAGIEELLHTPVKLLAEDTELLAASRPMPSWSADLAAGRPAARRQLGEAVREYFAETLAPHWSSITSSVRGDAAERGRTLLRGGVERLLSTLHPAARWRAPVLEVDYPVDQELHLGGRGLVLAPSFFCWRAPVTLRNPDLPPTLVYPVARQLGWDSPPSSRSLDNLLGRTRASVLAAIRTAPGVSTTELAKKLAISAAGASQHATVLRQAALVETRREGGTARHSVTTLGSALLESSLSVSDLTPCRV, encoded by the coding sequence ATGTTGAAGATCCATTTCAGTCCGGACGACCTGACCAGGGTCAAGCTGCTCGACAGCCCGGACCCGCTCTGGGAGACCGTGCTCAGCCTGCACCAGCTCCAGGAGCGCAACCCCGACCTGCTGTTCACCGGCTGGCGTCGTCGCACGCGCGAGCGGATCGGCCGCTCGCACCGGTACCTGGCCACGCTCGCTCCCCCGGTCGGTTACACCGCCGACTTCCTCACCCCGGGAGCGGGTTTCGGCGAGCTGGAGGCCGGGATCGAGGAGTTGCTGCACACGCCGGTGAAGCTGCTGGCCGAGGACACCGAGCTGCTCGCCGCCTCCCGGCCGATGCCGTCGTGGAGCGCCGACCTGGCCGCGGGCAGGCCCGCCGCGCGTCGTCAGCTCGGCGAGGCCGTGCGGGAGTACTTCGCGGAGACGCTGGCGCCGCACTGGTCCTCGATCACCTCCAGCGTGCGCGGTGACGCCGCCGAGCGCGGCCGCACCCTGCTGCGGGGCGGGGTGGAACGGCTGCTGTCCACACTGCACCCGGCCGCCCGGTGGCGGGCGCCGGTGCTGGAGGTGGACTACCCGGTCGACCAGGAACTGCACCTCGGCGGGCGCGGACTGGTGCTGGCGCCGTCCTTCTTCTGCTGGCGGGCGCCGGTCACGCTGCGCAACCCGGACCTGCCGCCGACGCTGGTCTACCCGGTGGCGCGGCAGCTGGGCTGGGACTCGCCGCCGAGCAGCCGGTCGCTGGACAACCTGCTCGGCCGCACGCGGGCCTCCGTGCTCGCGGCGATCCGCACCGCGCCCGGGGTGAGCACCACGGAACTGGCGAAAAAACTGGCCATCTCGGCGGCGGGCGCCAGCCAGCACGCCACCGTCCTGCGTCAGGCGGCCCTGGTGGAAACCCGCCGCGAAGGCGGCACCGCCCGGCACTCGGTCACCACCCTGGGCAGCGCCCTGCTGGAGTCGTCCCTCTCGGTCTCCGACCTGACTCCTTGCCGGGTTTAG
- a CDS encoding sensor histidine kinase, with translation MPGLRALPRAEPAEVLHAARQIAAELKGGLGGRGVRNAARGIRRLLDADAIGLADLSGTVVWAGHPPAGVDAGALVHNVLHTETASGRPPAQAQPLYARDDLAGVLVVCGRPDRAAVREVTGWVADALERGRLEASAENAARAELRALRAEISPHFVYNALTVIASLVRSEPDRSRELMLDFADYIRYSLARHGEYTTLADEFHAIETYLALQRAVLGERLTVQVRVSPEVLAVAVPYLVLQPVVENAVRHGIEPSPGKGVVHVSGVAEGTDCVISVEDDGVGMDPEKAEAILAGQGEPDSLGLANVDKRLRSVYGPWYGLVVETAKDAGTRVVLRVPRFQPGVMP, from the coding sequence ATGCCGGGGCTGCGCGCGCTGCCCAGGGCGGAGCCGGCGGAGGTGTTGCACGCCGCCCGGCAGATCGCCGCGGAGCTGAAGGGCGGGCTCGGCGGGCGCGGGGTGCGCAACGCCGCCCGCGGCATCCGCAGGCTGCTCGACGCCGACGCCATCGGGCTGGCCGACCTGTCCGGCACCGTGGTCTGGGCCGGGCACCCACCGGCCGGGGTGGACGCCGGCGCGCTGGTGCACAACGTGCTGCACACCGAGACGGCCAGCGGCCGCCCGCCGGCGCAGGCCCAGCCGCTCTACGCCCGCGACGACCTGGCCGGGGTGCTGGTCGTCTGCGGCAGGCCGGACCGGGCCGCGGTGCGCGAGGTGACCGGCTGGGTGGCCGACGCGCTGGAACGCGGCAGGCTGGAGGCCTCCGCCGAGAACGCCGCCCGCGCCGAGCTGCGGGCGCTGCGGGCCGAGATCTCCCCGCACTTTGTCTACAACGCACTCACCGTGATCGCTTCACTCGTCCGGTCGGAACCGGACCGCTCGCGTGAACTGATGCTCGACTTCGCCGACTACATCCGGTACAGCCTGGCCAGGCACGGCGAGTACACGACGCTCGCCGACGAGTTCCACGCCATCGAGACCTATCTGGCGCTGCAGCGCGCGGTGCTGGGGGAGCGGCTGACCGTGCAGGTGCGGGTCTCGCCGGAGGTGCTCGCGGTGGCGGTGCCGTACCTGGTGCTGCAGCCGGTGGTGGAGAACGCCGTCCGGCACGGGATCGAGCCGTCGCCGGGCAAGGGAGTGGTGCACGTTTCCGGCGTGGCCGAGGGGACGGACTGTGTGATCAGCGTGGAGGACGACGGGGTCGGCATGGACCCGGAAAAGGCCGAGGCCATTCTCGCCGGGCAGGGCGAGCCGGACAGCCTCGGACTCGCCAATGTGGACAAACGCCTGCGCAGCGTCTACGGCCCCTGGTACGGCCTGGTGGTGGAGACCGCGAAGGACGCCGGGACGCGCGTGGTGCTGCGGGTGCCGCGGTTCCAGCCGGGGGTGATGCCGTGA
- a CDS encoding LytTR family DNA-binding domain-containing protein, protein MKSEGLRVLAVDDVPPALAELCRLLEEAPEVAAVSGAPDAVTALRMIQSEPFDAVFLDISMPGLDGLEMAGLLAKLSEPPVIVFVTAHEGHAVAAYGIGAVDYLLKPVRAERLSATLARVVKMAGGGGGAEPAARQTDAMAALPVEVGGRTRYVRRSEVQFVEAHGDYVRLHTPSGVHLVRIPISRMEEYWGGAGFVRAHRSFLVALSAVRELRSDSAGGLLAHTDLGDVPVSRRHARELREQLLSAAHRGELDRPERGA, encoded by the coding sequence GTGAAGTCCGAGGGGCTGCGCGTGCTCGCCGTGGACGACGTGCCGCCGGCGCTGGCCGAGCTGTGCCGTCTGCTGGAGGAGGCGCCGGAGGTCGCCGCGGTCAGCGGCGCGCCGGACGCGGTGACCGCGCTGCGGATGATCCAGAGCGAGCCGTTCGACGCGGTGTTCCTGGACATCTCCATGCCGGGGCTGGACGGGCTGGAGATGGCCGGTCTGCTGGCCAAGCTGAGCGAGCCGCCGGTGATCGTTTTTGTCACCGCGCACGAGGGTCACGCGGTCGCCGCGTACGGCATCGGCGCGGTCGACTACCTGCTCAAACCTGTTCGCGCGGAACGGCTTTCGGCGACGCTGGCGCGCGTGGTGAAGATGGCGGGCGGCGGTGGCGGTGCCGAACCGGCCGCACGCCAGACCGACGCGATGGCAGCGCTGCCGGTCGAGGTCGGCGGGCGCACCAGGTATGTGCGCCGCAGCGAGGTCCAGTTCGTCGAGGCTCACGGTGACTACGTCCGCCTGCACACGCCGTCCGGGGTGCACCTGGTGCGCATTCCCATCTCGCGCATGGAGGAGTACTGGGGTGGCGCGGGTTTTGTGCGTGCGCACCGGAGCTTCCTGGTGGCGCTGTCGGCGGTCCGGGAGTTGCGCAGCGACTCCGCGGGCGGGTTGCTGGCGCACACCGATCTCGGCGATGTGCCGGTGAGCCGTCGGCACGCGCGTGAACTGCGCGAGCAACTGCTGAGCGCGGCCCATCGCGGTGAACTGGACCGGCCGGAGCGGGGAGCGTAG
- a CDS encoding cation acetate symporter has protein sequence MIAALAVAPVVLVTILVGLRAVAAMRTTSDFLVASRRVSPLLNSAAVSGEYLSAASFLGVAGLVVKDGIGSLWYPVGFAAGYVAMLVLVAAPMRRSGALTVPDFAEARLASPVLRRIAAVVVLVIGGLYLVPQFRTAGLVLGAVGGTPYWVGVVIAGVAAATTLSLGGMRAATYVQAFQFFLKLALFLIPAAWLVFQVGPDVRAQAVNPQEFTHFTHDTTIEFRVGATLDFREPTEVRAPDGTTELIPVGRQEIQAGRTIVFPAGAPAPSVDNHAPGGPGWDLPTLDLQNAGYPVLSTWAVLIATMLGTMGLPHVLMRFHTSIDGRAARKTAALTVLLLSAFYLFPGIYGALGTVLVPHLYLSDATDTAVVALPSVVDPGPAGSVFTVLLTAGAFAAFLATSLGLLLAVAGAISHDLLEGGLRQMRFTVLGAAAAVVLLALPAVRLDAGVLVTWGFTVAASTFCPLLVLGIWWPRLTTAGAISGVVVGLTASAGAIATTLFGPALTGWQAILVAQPAPWSVPLAFATMVLVSLRGRPPAWSRDAMLRLHLGEGRSPYLNQRLLQGRDPGHSSRTNGRSSTVRRMARRFVR, from the coding sequence ATGATCGCGGCGCTGGCGGTGGCGCCGGTGGTGCTGGTGACCATTCTCGTCGGGTTGCGGGCGGTGGCCGCGATGCGGACCACCTCCGACTTCCTGGTCGCCTCCCGCCGGGTTTCGCCCTTGCTCAATTCAGCCGCGGTGTCCGGGGAGTACCTGTCCGCCGCGTCGTTCCTCGGGGTGGCCGGGCTGGTGGTCAAGGACGGCATCGGCTCGCTCTGGTACCCCGTCGGCTTCGCCGCCGGGTACGTGGCGATGCTGGTGCTGGTCGCCGCCCCGATGCGCCGGTCCGGCGCGCTGACCGTGCCGGACTTCGCCGAGGCGCGGCTCGCTTCCCCGGTGCTGCGCCGGATCGCGGCGGTGGTGGTGCTGGTGATCGGCGGGCTCTACCTGGTGCCGCAGTTCCGGACCGCGGGCCTGGTGCTCGGCGCGGTCGGCGGCACGCCCTACTGGGTGGGCGTGGTGATCGCCGGCGTCGCCGCGGCGACCACGTTGTCGCTGGGCGGCATGCGCGCGGCGACCTACGTGCAGGCGTTCCAGTTCTTCCTGAAACTGGCGCTCTTCCTGATCCCCGCCGCCTGGCTGGTCTTCCAGGTCGGCCCGGACGTGCGGGCGCAGGCGGTGAACCCGCAGGAGTTCACCCACTTCACCCATGACACCACCATCGAATTCCGCGTCGGGGCCACTTTGGACTTCCGGGAGCCGACCGAGGTGCGCGCGCCGGACGGCACCACCGAGCTGATCCCCGTTGGCAGGCAGGAGATCCAGGCGGGCCGGACGATCGTGTTCCCGGCCGGCGCACCGGCGCCATCGGTGGACAACCACGCACCAGGTGGTCCGGGTTGGGATTTGCCCACATTGGACCTCCAGAACGCGGGCTATCCGGTGCTGAGCACCTGGGCGGTGCTGATCGCCACCATGCTCGGCACGATGGGCCTGCCACACGTGCTGATGCGCTTCCACACCAGCATCGACGGCCGCGCGGCCAGGAAAACCGCCGCGCTGACGGTGTTGCTGCTCAGCGCCTTCTACCTGTTCCCCGGCATCTACGGCGCGCTCGGCACGGTGCTGGTACCGCACCTCTACCTGTCCGACGCCACCGACACCGCGGTGGTCGCACTGCCGTCGGTGGTCGACCCCGGCCCGGCCGGATCGGTGTTCACCGTGCTGCTGACCGCCGGTGCGTTCGCCGCTTTCCTCGCCACCTCACTGGGTTTGCTGCTCGCGGTGGCCGGGGCGATCTCGCACGACCTGCTCGAAGGCGGCCTGCGGCAGATGCGGTTCACCGTGCTCGGCGCGGCCGCCGCGGTGGTGCTGCTGGCGCTGCCCGCGGTCCGCCTGGACGCGGGCGTCCTGGTCACCTGGGGCTTCACCGTGGCCGCGTCCACCTTCTGTCCCTTGCTGGTACTGGGAATCTGGTGGCCCCGGTTGACCACCGCCGGCGCGATCAGCGGGGTGGTGGTCGGCCTGACCGCTTCGGCAGGCGCGATCGCCACTACGCTTTTCGGCCCAGCTTTGACGGGCTGGCAGGCTATTCTGGTGGCGCAGCCCGCACCGTGGTCGGTGCCGCTCGCCTTCGCCACCATGGTCCTGGTGTCGTTGCGCGGCCGTCCGCCGGCCTGGTCACGTGACGCGATGCTGCGCCTCCACCTCGGTGAGGGACGCAGCCCGTACCTGAACCAGCGGCTGTTGCAAGGCCGTGATCCAGGCCACTCATCGCGGACCAACGGTCGTTCGTCAACCGTTCGTCGCATGGCCCGTCGATTCGTCCGCTGA
- a CDS encoding DUF485 domain-containing protein — MSISEPAVGPPGEDVDWKTIQSGPEFQQLRRRLRTFVFPMTVLFLGWYLLYVVLADYAHGFMSTKLVGNINVGLVLGLLQFVSTFVITGLYVRHANRHLDPISDKIREDIEGDGK, encoded by the coding sequence GTGAGCATCTCTGAACCCGCCGTAGGGCCACCAGGCGAGGACGTGGACTGGAAAACGATCCAGTCCGGCCCGGAGTTCCAGCAACTGCGCCGGCGGTTGCGAACCTTCGTCTTCCCGATGACCGTGTTGTTCCTCGGCTGGTACCTGCTCTACGTGGTGCTGGCGGACTACGCGCACGGGTTCATGTCCACCAAGCTGGTCGGCAACATCAACGTCGGCCTGGTACTCGGCCTGCTCCAGTTCGTCTCGACCTTCGTGATCACGGGGTTGTATGTGCGCCACGCGAATCGCCATCTCGACCCCATCTCCGACAAGATCCGCGAAGACATCGAGGGGGACGGCAAATGA